A window from Mesorhizobium sp. WSM2240 encodes these proteins:
- a CDS encoding YifB family Mg chelatase-like AAA ATPase, translating to MVSRVRTVAFQGIEAVPVDVQVMIAPGKVNMHIVGLPDKAVAESRERVQAALHASGLSMPSKKVTVNLAPADLPKEGSHYDLPIALGLMAALGAIPGDALAGYVVLGELSLDGTITAVSGALPAAIGANADGKGLICPAASGPEAAWAGAEIDILAPRSLIAIANHFRGTQVLTRPVASVHASARDLPDLADIKGQETAKRALEVAAAGGHNLLMVGPPGSGKSMLAQRLPSILPPLSPRELLEVSMIASIAGELSGGKLTDRRPFRGPHHSASMAAMVGGGLRVRPGEVSLAHNGVLFLDEFPEFSPQVLDSLRQPIEAGECMIARANHRITYPARIQLIAAMNPCRCGMAGEPGYRCARGPRCQSDYQARISGPLLDRIDLRIEVPAVSASDLIRPGRAEASEAVAARVAMARAIQQERFARLGPQAPTTNAHCATATIEEIAAPDAHGLALLRDASEKLGFSARAYHRVLKVARTLADLDASETVGRIHLAEAISYRIAGERLAQAA from the coding sequence ATGGTTTCGCGCGTACGCACGGTCGCGTTTCAGGGCATCGAGGCCGTTCCGGTCGACGTCCAGGTGATGATCGCCCCGGGCAAGGTCAATATGCACATTGTCGGGCTGCCGGACAAAGCGGTGGCCGAGAGCCGTGAGCGGGTGCAGGCGGCGCTGCATGCGTCCGGCCTCTCGATGCCGTCGAAGAAGGTGACCGTCAATCTGGCGCCGGCCGACCTGCCCAAGGAGGGCAGCCATTACGACCTGCCGATCGCGCTCGGCCTGATGGCGGCGCTGGGCGCGATACCGGGCGACGCGCTGGCCGGCTATGTGGTGCTCGGCGAATTGTCGCTGGACGGGACGATCACCGCGGTGTCGGGAGCGCTGCCGGCGGCGATCGGCGCCAATGCCGACGGCAAGGGGCTGATCTGCCCGGCCGCGTCCGGGCCGGAAGCCGCCTGGGCCGGCGCCGAGATCGATATTCTGGCGCCGCGCAGCCTGATCGCCATCGCCAATCATTTCCGGGGCACGCAGGTGCTGACGCGGCCGGTGGCGAGCGTGCATGCGTCGGCCCGCGACCTGCCGGACCTCGCCGACATAAAGGGCCAGGAAACCGCCAAGCGGGCGCTTGAGGTCGCGGCGGCCGGGGGCCACAATCTCTTGATGGTCGGCCCGCCCGGCTCCGGCAAGTCGATGCTGGCGCAGCGCCTGCCGTCGATCCTGCCGCCGCTCAGCCCGCGCGAACTCCTGGAAGTGTCGATGATCGCCTCAATCGCCGGGGAACTCAGCGGCGGCAAGCTCACCGACCGGCGGCCGTTCCGCGGGCCGCACCATTCCGCCTCGATGGCGGCTATGGTCGGCGGCGGCCTGCGCGTCCGGCCCGGCGAGGTCTCGCTGGCGCATAATGGCGTGCTGTTCCTCGACGAGTTTCCCGAGTTCTCCCCGCAGGTGCTGGATTCGCTGCGCCAGCCGATCGAAGCCGGCGAATGCATGATCGCGCGCGCCAATCACCGCATCACCTATCCGGCGCGCATCCAGCTGATCGCGGCGATGAACCCGTGCCGCTGCGGCATGGCCGGCGAGCCGGGCTATCGCTGCGCGCGCGGGCCGCGCTGCCAGTCCGACTACCAGGCGCGCATATCCGGCCCGCTGCTCGATCGCATCGATCTGCGCATCGAGGTGCCGGCCGTGTCGGCATCCGATCTGATCCGGCCGGGAAGGGCCGAGGCGAGCGAAGCCGTCGCGGCGCGCGTGGCTATGGCCCGCGCCATCCAGCAGGAACGATTTGCGCGGCTCGGGCCGCAGGCGCCGACCACCAACGCCCATTGCGCCACCGCCACGATCGAGGAGATCGCGGCGCCCGACGCGCATGGCCTGGCGCTGCTGCGGGACGCCAGCGAGAAGCTAGGCTTTTCCGCTCGAGCCTATCACCGGGTGCTGAAGGTTGCGCGGACGCTCGCCGACCTCGACGCCAGTGAGACCGTCGGCCGTATCCATCTGGCGGAGGCGATTTCTTATCGGATCGCGGGCGAAAGGCTGGCTCAGGCCGCGTAA
- the gshB gene encoding glutathione synthase, producing MPLDIALQMDHISTVSIAGDTSFALALEAQRRGHRLFHYTPDRLSMAGDRVFARIEELQVRDEKGNHFTLGEPVRTDLSEMNVILLRQDPPFDMNYITTTHILERIHPKTLVVNDPAWVRNSPEKIFVTEFPDLMPATLITKDPREVDDFRKVNGDIIVKPLYGNGGAGIFHLHEADRNLASLLEMFAQMFREPFIVQRYLKEVRAGDKRIILIDGEPVGAINRVPAEHDSRSNMHVGGRAEKTELTEREREICARIGPSLKERGFILVGIDVIGGYMTEINVTSPTGIREVKRFGGADIAALFWDVVEDKRR from the coding sequence ATGCCGCTCGATATCGCCCTGCAGATGGATCACATCTCGACCGTTTCGATCGCGGGGGACACAAGCTTTGCGCTGGCGCTGGAAGCGCAGCGGCGCGGCCACCGGCTGTTCCACTACACGCCCGACCGCCTGTCGATGGCCGGCGACCGGGTGTTCGCCCGCATCGAGGAGCTTCAGGTCCGCGACGAGAAGGGCAATCACTTCACGCTCGGCGAGCCGGTGCGCACAGACCTTTCGGAAATGAACGTCATCCTGCTGCGCCAGGATCCGCCCTTCGACATGAACTACATCACGACGACGCATATTCTGGAGCGCATCCATCCGAAGACGCTGGTGGTCAACGACCCGGCCTGGGTGCGCAACAGCCCGGAAAAGATCTTCGTCACCGAATTTCCCGACCTGATGCCGGCGACGCTGATCACCAAGGATCCGCGCGAGGTGGACGACTTTCGCAAGGTGAATGGCGACATCATCGTCAAGCCGCTCTACGGCAATGGCGGCGCAGGCATCTTCCATCTGCACGAGGCCGACCGCAATCTCGCTTCGCTGCTCGAAATGTTCGCGCAGATGTTTCGCGAGCCGTTCATCGTGCAGCGCTATCTGAAGGAGGTGCGCGCCGGCGACAAGCGCATCATCCTGATCGACGGCGAGCCGGTGGGCGCGATCAACCGCGTGCCGGCTGAACACGATTCGCGCTCCAACATGCATGTCGGCGGACGCGCCGAAAAAACCGAGCTGACCGAGCGCGAGCGTGAGATCTGCGCCCGCATCGGGCCTTCGCTCAAGGAGCGCGGTTTCATCCTCGTCGGCATCGACGTGATCGGCGGCTACATGACCGAGATCAACGTCACCTCGCCTACCGGAATACGCGAGGTGAAGCGGTTCGGCGGCGCCGACATAGCGGCGCTGTTCTGGGACGTGGTCGAGGACAAGCGGCGCTAG
- a CDS encoding glycosyltransferase family 2 protein, producing the protein MNAVAAIDASKADELELTILMPCLNEAETIAVCIGKAQGFLRKAGISGEVLIADNGSTDGSQQIANELGARVVPVPQKGYGAALLGGIAAARGRYVVMGDADDSYDFGELDAFLSRLRGGAELVMGNRFKGGIETGAMPVLHRYLGNPVLSYLGRLFFRIDLGDFHCGLRGFNTASIRGLNLRTTGMEFASEMVVRSALAGLRTEEVPTTLKPDGRSRPPHLKTWRDGWRHLKFLLMYNPRWLFVIPGLSLCGLGVLLSMLLFFGPLHLADNLSLDLNTFVAACFMIVTGVQLVTFGILSRYYAEITGILPSNTRSDWLMRHISTDRLAAKAGILLLAGAMFFGYAIFSWASFGFGPLPDPEIPRVVVLGLTLIVIALQVFFSAFLLGVLEIPVKRRSENGADKILDAP; encoded by the coding sequence ATGAACGCCGTCGCCGCGATAGACGCCAGCAAGGCGGACGAGTTGGAACTGACCATCCTGATGCCGTGCCTGAACGAGGCCGAGACGATCGCCGTTTGCATAGGCAAGGCGCAGGGCTTTCTGCGCAAGGCAGGTATTTCAGGCGAGGTGCTGATCGCCGACAACGGCAGCACGGATGGATCGCAGCAGATCGCGAATGAACTAGGGGCCCGGGTCGTGCCGGTCCCGCAGAAGGGCTATGGCGCAGCCCTGCTCGGCGGCATCGCCGCAGCCCGCGGACGCTATGTCGTTATGGGCGACGCCGACGACAGTTATGATTTCGGTGAGCTCGACGCCTTCCTGTCGCGGCTGCGCGGCGGTGCCGAACTGGTCATGGGCAATCGCTTCAAGGGCGGCATCGAAACTGGAGCCATGCCTGTGCTGCACAGATACCTCGGCAATCCGGTTCTGAGCTATCTCGGCCGGCTGTTCTTCAGGATCGACCTCGGCGATTTCCATTGCGGCCTGCGCGGCTTCAACACTGCGAGCATCAGAGGCCTGAACCTGCGCACCACGGGCATGGAATTCGCCAGCGAGATGGTGGTTCGAAGCGCGCTTGCCGGCCTGCGCACAGAAGAGGTTCCGACCACCCTGAAGCCGGACGGCCGCAGCCGTCCGCCGCATCTGAAGACCTGGCGCGACGGCTGGCGGCATCTGAAATTTCTGCTGATGTACAATCCGCGCTGGCTGTTCGTGATCCCGGGTCTGTCGCTTTGCGGGCTGGGCGTGCTGCTATCCATGCTGCTCTTCTTCGGCCCGCTCCATCTCGCCGACAACCTGTCGCTCGATCTCAACACCTTCGTGGCGGCTTGCTTCATGATCGTGACGGGCGTCCAGCTTGTCACTTTCGGCATCCTTTCGCGCTACTATGCCGAGATCACCGGCATCCTGCCCAGCAACACGCGGTCGGACTGGCTTATGCGCCATATCAGCACCGACCGGCTCGCGGCCAAGGCCGGCATCCTGCTCCTGGCGGGGGCGATGTTCTTCGGGTACGCCATATTTTCCTGGGCCAGCTTCGGTTTCGGCCCTCTGCCCGATCCGGAGATTCCTCGCGTGGTTGTGCTCGGCCTGACGCTGATCGTGATCGCGCTGCAGGTGTTCTTCTCGGCCTTCCTGCTCGGGGTGCTGGAAATTCCGGTAAAGCGCAGAAGCGAGAACGGCGCCGACAAGATACTGGATGCTCCATGA
- a CDS encoding GtrA family protein: MSFRLRAALGAQPVRFAVVGIGAAALMVVLSYLLVTIGMPPFAGSVLAYSAAFTVAYTAQRVWTFGARHRHGHALPRYFVIQVGCALMSGVLAHVLVTGFGFAPFAMSLVITTASSIASYLLSSRWAFAAPAQRR; the protein is encoded by the coding sequence ATGAGCTTCCGTCTCCGGGCCGCGCTCGGCGCGCAGCCTGTCCGCTTCGCGGTTGTCGGCATAGGAGCGGCAGCGCTCATGGTCGTGCTGTCTTACCTGCTCGTGACAATAGGAATGCCGCCCTTTGCGGGCAGCGTCCTGGCCTATTCGGCCGCATTCACCGTCGCTTACACCGCGCAGAGGGTCTGGACGTTCGGCGCACGCCATAGGCATGGCCACGCCCTCCCGCGCTACTTCGTCATTCAGGTCGGCTGCGCGCTGATGTCAGGCGTGCTGGCCCATGTCCTCGTGACCGGTTTTGGGTTCGCGCCGTTTGCCATGTCTCTCGTGATCACCACGGCCTCGAGCATCGCAAGCTATCTCCTGTCGTCGCGATGGGCGTTCGCCGCGCCGGCTCAACGCCGGTAG
- a CDS encoding GtrA family protein, with product MTAEIRPAATGLKTEIGLSVIATVAVLVLHAIRGFETLTDFGGDNDSLMRLVQVRDLIGGQGWFDLNQYRMGPEGGFVMHWSRLVDAPIAAIILAASPLAGGMAAAETVAQILWPALLFCLTLFFLVRIARLFGGEPAVLPSVVIGAAALHFIGVFAPGALDHHNIQLMLTAASLCLLVEAPGARLAATVSGACAALMLAVGMEAAPYVAVIGLCMAGLFLFGDKGDATIARDFGFGFAGIAALAFFVTVPPSGWAVAQCDAFSVVQFAVAALAGIGLAGIASIGAASRTRNRRLIGLGLLGLAVGAAVLLLFPQCLADPYSMVDERLRKDWLDHVSEAKPLLALISSEPGSVVARYVTPLMGLIWIAGSLRGGSWRRQDVLVGAVLAMAFAVSVWQVRGSNFSIAFAIIPLSAWIGSWRLRAEAGRSGWVSAKMVAVWVLSLNASWTAAAAATVVALESDSTADPEARSASECERKKDFTTLAAMPAATVLSISNLGSAILAFSDHHAVSGPYHRNLEGNRLALDVSMGLPEDARALMERHGVELLAVCPANPESALLAKKAPGGLLAAIMNGAVPVWLEPVEASENEPLKLYRMHPRS from the coding sequence ATGACAGCAGAGATACGCCCGGCGGCGACCGGCCTGAAAACCGAAATCGGCCTGTCCGTGATCGCGACCGTTGCGGTGCTTGTGTTGCACGCGATCCGCGGATTCGAGACGCTGACCGACTTTGGCGGCGACAATGACAGCCTGATGCGCCTCGTCCAGGTTCGCGACCTGATCGGCGGACAGGGCTGGTTCGACCTCAATCAATACCGCATGGGCCCGGAAGGCGGCTTTGTCATGCACTGGTCGCGGCTGGTCGATGCGCCGATTGCGGCCATCATACTTGCCGCGTCTCCTTTGGCCGGCGGCATGGCGGCGGCCGAAACGGTCGCGCAGATCCTTTGGCCGGCGCTGCTGTTCTGCCTCACCCTGTTCTTCCTCGTCCGGATCGCGCGCCTTTTCGGCGGGGAACCGGCGGTTCTGCCCTCGGTGGTCATCGGCGCCGCTGCCTTGCACTTCATCGGCGTCTTTGCGCCCGGCGCGCTCGATCACCACAATATCCAGCTCATGCTGACCGCGGCCAGCCTGTGCCTGCTGGTCGAAGCGCCCGGAGCACGGCTGGCGGCCACGGTTTCCGGCGCCTGCGCCGCGCTGATGCTGGCGGTCGGCATGGAAGCCGCGCCGTACGTCGCCGTGATAGGTCTTTGCATGGCCGGGCTGTTCCTCTTCGGCGACAAAGGCGATGCGACAATCGCCAGAGACTTCGGATTTGGTTTCGCCGGCATTGCCGCGCTGGCGTTCTTCGTCACGGTCCCACCCTCCGGCTGGGCCGTCGCGCAATGCGACGCGTTCTCCGTCGTTCAGTTTGCGGTCGCGGCGCTGGCGGGCATCGGCCTCGCCGGCATCGCATCGATCGGTGCCGCGAGCCGGACGCGCAATCGGCGTCTGATCGGGCTGGGGCTGCTCGGCCTCGCTGTCGGTGCCGCCGTGCTGCTGCTCTTCCCGCAATGCCTTGCCGACCCATATTCGATGGTTGATGAAAGGCTGCGTAAGGATTGGCTCGACCACGTGTCGGAAGCGAAGCCGCTGCTTGCGCTTATTTCTTCCGAACCCGGCTCGGTGGTCGCACGCTACGTCACGCCTCTAATGGGCCTGATCTGGATTGCGGGTTCATTGCGCGGCGGAAGCTGGCGCAGGCAGGACGTGCTGGTCGGCGCGGTTCTCGCCATGGCCTTCGCCGTGAGCGTCTGGCAAGTGCGCGGCTCAAACTTCTCTATCGCATTCGCCATCATCCCGCTTTCGGCCTGGATAGGAAGCTGGCGCCTTCGGGCGGAAGCAGGCCGGTCGGGCTGGGTCTCAGCGAAGATGGTCGCGGTTTGGGTCCTCTCGCTGAACGCAAGCTGGACGGCTGCCGCGGCTGCCACTGTCGTGGCGCTCGAAAGCGACAGCACCGCCGATCCGGAGGCTCGTTCCGCCTCGGAGTGCGAGCGGAAGAAGGATTTTACGACGCTTGCAGCGATGCCTGCCGCTACGGTGCTTTCGATCTCCAATCTCGGCTCTGCCATCCTTGCCTTTAGCGATCATCATGCCGTGTCCGGGCCCTATCACCGCAACCTGGAGGGGAATCGTTTGGCGCTCGACGTGAGCATGGGATTGCCCGAGGATGCCAGAGCGCTCATGGAACGTCACGGCGTCGAACTTCTCGCGGTATGCCCGGCCAATCCGGAAAGCGCTCTCCTGGCCAAGAAGGCCCCGGGCGGGCTTCTCGCCGCGATCATGAACGGAGCCGTGCCAGTATGGCTAGAGCCGGTGGAGGCCAGCGAAAATGAGCCGCTCAAGCTGTACAGGATGCATCCCCGCAGCTGA
- a CDS encoding EAL domain-containing protein, with the protein MKPPFGLGQTRDSSDLAFTDPLTGLGNDRRFFDKVDRLISDRAEDPAPFTIGILDLDGFKPINDLFGRKAGDDILVQVAMRLRASMDGHSAVTRIGADEFAFLYPMVFSEDAAAEKAKMLIEILSAPYDVGERTARLSASVGCSLFSSGEETTEVLVNKAETALYHAKRSGRGRVVVYTREMEEAAKRVTRIEQALRRAVSAGEVEPHFQPIVDLKDRRTIGFETLARWTDRDLGFVSPAVFIPIAEERGIIGPLSQLVLRKATEAARNWPPDLFLSFNLSPSQLVDQNTGLHILAILDRTGFDPRRLEIEITETGLMTDPASAEKIVDDLRRCGIRVSLDDFGTGQSSLGRLREFHFDKLKIDRAFVSSILDDRPSEHIIRAILAMCEGLGMEVVAEGIEEEAQADRLVEFGCGGGQGYFFGKPVDADATLGYLRDSFRGALRAKAI; encoded by the coding sequence ATGAAGCCGCCGTTCGGCCTCGGCCAGACCAGAGACAGTTCCGATCTCGCTTTCACCGATCCGCTGACCGGTCTCGGCAATGATCGCCGATTCTTCGATAAGGTCGACCGTCTGATCAGCGACCGCGCCGAGGATCCCGCACCTTTCACCATCGGCATTCTCGACCTCGACGGCTTCAAGCCGATCAATGATCTTTTCGGCCGCAAGGCCGGCGACGACATTCTCGTCCAGGTCGCCATGCGCCTGCGCGCGTCGATGGACGGCCACTCCGCCGTGACCCGGATCGGGGCCGACGAATTCGCCTTCCTCTATCCGATGGTGTTTTCGGAAGACGCCGCCGCCGAGAAGGCAAAAATGCTGATCGAGATATTGTCGGCACCTTACGATGTCGGCGAGCGCACCGCCAGGCTCTCCGCATCGGTCGGCTGCTCGCTGTTTTCTTCCGGCGAAGAGACGACGGAGGTCTTGGTCAACAAGGCCGAGACCGCGCTTTACCACGCCAAGCGCTCGGGCCGCGGCCGCGTCGTCGTCTATACCCGCGAGATGGAGGAAGCGGCCAAGCGCGTGACGCGCATCGAGCAGGCGCTGCGCCGCGCCGTCTCGGCCGGCGAGGTGGAACCGCATTTCCAGCCGATCGTCGATTTGAAAGACCGCCGCACTATCGGCTTCGAGACGCTGGCCCGTTGGACCGACCGCGACCTCGGCTTCGTTTCCCCGGCGGTGTTCATTCCCATTGCCGAGGAGCGCGGTATTATCGGGCCGCTGTCGCAGCTCGTGCTGCGCAAGGCGACGGAAGCCGCCCGCAACTGGCCGCCCGACCTTTTCCTGTCGTTCAATCTGTCGCCGTCGCAGCTCGTCGACCAGAACACCGGCCTCCACATATTGGCGATCCTCGACCGGACCGGCTTCGACCCGCGCCGCCTCGAGATCGAGATCACCGAAACCGGCCTGATGACCGACCCGGCCTCGGCCGAGAAGATCGTCGACGACCTCCGCCGCTGCGGCATTCGGGTGTCGCTCGACGATTTCGGCACCGGGCAGTCCTCGCTCGGGCGCCTGCGTGAGTTCCATTTCGACAAGCTCAAGATCGACCGCGCCTTCGTCTCGTCCATCCTCGACGACCGGCCTTCCGAGCACATCATCCGCGCCATCCTCGCCATGTGCGAGGGGCTTGGCATGGAAGTGGTCGCCGAGGGCATCGAGGAGGAGGCCCAGGCCGACAGGCTGGTCGAATTCGGCTGCGGCGGCGGGCAGGGCTACTTCTTCGGCAAGCCGGTCGACGCCGACGCGACGCTCGGCTACCTCCGCGACTCCTTCCGCGGCGCGCTCCGCGCCAAGGCGATCTAG
- a CDS encoding SDR family oxidoreductase, with translation MMPSARFPDLEGASVLITGGGSGIGAALTEGFALQGCKVAFIDIAEAASEALCDAVEKKIGARPLFLKCDLRDVEALRAAVARAAAAHGPATVLINNAAFDQRHAIEDVTVDYWDENQSINLRPHFFTAQAVAPGMKEAGRGSIINFTSTSFLINHPDMPSYTAAKAGIIGLTKGLAGKLGPDGIRVNAIAPGWVITERQRALWVTDEALSAHVAKQCIREVMKPEDMVGPCLFLASDASLMLTAQTLIVDGGYL, from the coding sequence ATGATGCCATCGGCCAGATTTCCCGACCTCGAGGGTGCATCGGTCCTCATCACCGGCGGCGGATCGGGCATCGGTGCGGCGCTCACCGAAGGTTTCGCGCTGCAGGGCTGCAAGGTCGCCTTCATCGATATCGCCGAAGCGGCAAGCGAGGCGCTGTGCGATGCGGTCGAGAAAAAAATCGGCGCACGGCCGCTGTTCCTGAAATGCGATTTGCGCGACGTCGAGGCGCTACGCGCCGCCGTGGCCCGCGCGGCAGCCGCGCATGGCCCGGCAACCGTGCTGATCAACAATGCCGCCTTTGACCAGCGCCATGCCATCGAGGACGTCACCGTCGATTATTGGGACGAGAACCAGTCCATCAATCTGCGCCCGCATTTCTTTACTGCGCAGGCAGTTGCGCCGGGCATGAAGGAGGCTGGCCGTGGCTCCATCATCAACTTCACCTCGACCTCCTTCCTTATCAACCACCCCGACATGCCGTCCTATACGGCCGCCAAGGCTGGCATTATCGGACTGACCAAGGGCCTTGCCGGAAAGCTCGGCCCGGACGGCATCCGCGTCAATGCGATCGCGCCGGGCTGGGTGATCACCGAACGCCAGCGCGCCCTCTGGGTGACCGACGAGGCGCTTTCGGCGCATGTCGCCAAGCAGTGCATCCGCGAGGTGATGAAGCCCGAGGACATGGTCGGCCCGTGCCTGTTCCTGGCCTCCGACGCATCGCTCATGCTGACAGCACAGACGCTTATCGTCGACGGGGGCTACCTGTGA
- a CDS encoding 2-dehydro-3-deoxygalactonokinase, which translates to MSASIAAVDWGTSRLRIWLLDQAGSVLAERRSEEGMLAARPDGFARILEGHLAAMGAPAELPAIICGMAGSRQGWIEAPYVAVPASMQGIFAGAKPIPGSRRDIRILPGVAQRDPASPDVMRGEETQLAGIASLLGSDSHIVCMPGTHSKWVDIAGGSIAGFATYMTGELFSVLAGHSILSHSLGAESHAVSATDPLFRSWCQDSLSDPGDVSARLFRIRASTLLLDLQPDQAAAALSGLLIGAEIASAARRFARSGTPVVLVASGALRPLYEAALGLAGLEFHPVEADEAVRAGLFAAARHLGIIMPAGVTA; encoded by the coding sequence GTGAGCGCCAGCATCGCTGCGGTCGACTGGGGGACGTCGCGCCTGCGCATTTGGCTGCTCGACCAGGCCGGCAGCGTGCTGGCAGAGCGCCGCAGCGAAGAGGGCATGCTGGCCGCGCGGCCGGACGGTTTTGCGCGCATCCTCGAGGGGCACCTCGCCGCCATGGGCGCGCCGGCCGAACTGCCGGCGATCATCTGCGGCATGGCGGGCTCGCGGCAGGGCTGGATCGAGGCGCCCTATGTCGCCGTTCCCGCCTCGATGCAGGGCATATTCGCCGGCGCAAAGCCCATTCCCGGTTCGCGGCGCGATATCCGTATCCTTCCGGGTGTCGCCCAGCGCGATCCGGCGTCCCCCGACGTGATGCGCGGCGAGGAAACCCAGCTTGCCGGCATCGCCAGCCTGCTCGGCTCCGACAGCCATATTGTCTGCATGCCGGGCACGCATTCCAAATGGGTCGATATCGCCGGTGGCTCCATCGCCGGCTTCGCCACCTACATGACCGGCGAACTGTTCTCGGTGCTGGCCGGCCATTCGATCCTCAGCCATTCGCTCGGCGCGGAATCGCATGCAGTCTCCGCAACGGACCCGCTCTTCCGGAGCTGGTGCCAGGACAGCCTGTCCGATCCCGGCGATGTGAGCGCCCGCCTGTTCCGGATACGCGCCTCGACCCTGCTGCTCGACCTTCAGCCCGACCAGGCCGCGGCCGCCTTGTCCGGCCTGCTGATCGGCGCCGAGATCGCGTCGGCCGCCCGCCGCTTCGCGCGTTCTGGAACTCCGGTCGTCCTGGTCGCGTCAGGGGCTCTGCGCCCGCTCTACGAGGCAGCACTTGGCCTTGCCGGCCTCGAGTTCCATCCCGTCGAGGCTGACGAGGCGGTCCGCGCCGGCCTGTTCGCCGCGGCGCGCCATCTCGGCATAATCATGCCGGCAGGAGTGACGGCATGA
- a CDS encoding 2-dehydro-3-deoxy-6-phosphogalactonate aldolase — protein MTACAPFPKLAHGLVAILRGLRPEEAVDMASAVFEAGIEAIEVPLNSPDPFTSIERIVSALPPSALLGAGTVLTADHVDRLADTGGRLLVSPNIDAGVMHRAAHHGLVTMPGVFTPSEAFQALRLGASALKFFPASVLGPKGIAAIMAVLPADAVVGAVGGVSDKNFADYAKIGVRTFGLGSSLFAPGMSVAAVRERAEAAVSAWRAAFGPSAHG, from the coding sequence ATGACCGCATGCGCGCCCTTCCCGAAGCTCGCCCACGGCCTGGTGGCGATCCTGCGTGGCCTGCGCCCCGAGGAGGCGGTCGACATGGCCTCGGCCGTGTTCGAGGCTGGCATAGAGGCGATCGAGGTCCCGCTCAACTCGCCCGACCCGTTCACCTCGATCGAGCGCATCGTTTCGGCGCTGCCGCCTTCGGCGCTGCTCGGGGCCGGCACTGTGCTGACGGCCGATCACGTGGACAGGCTTGCCGACACGGGCGGGCGGCTGCTGGTCAGTCCCAACATCGACGCCGGAGTGATGCACCGCGCCGCCCATCACGGGCTGGTCACGATGCCGGGCGTGTTCACCCCCAGCGAAGCTTTCCAGGCGCTGCGCCTCGGCGCATCGGCGCTGAAATTCTTCCCCGCCAGCGTGTTAGGGCCGAAGGGCATCGCCGCCATCATGGCGGTGCTGCCGGCCGATGCGGTGGTGGGTGCTGTCGGCGGCGTCTCGGACAAGAATTTCGCCGATTATGCGAAGATCGGCGTGCGCACATTCGGTCTCGGCTCCAGCCTGTTTGCGCCCGGCATGAGCGTAGCGGCGGTGCGCGAGCGCGCCGAAGCCGCGGTCAGTGCCTGGCGCGCCGCCTTCGGACCATCCGCCCATGGCTGA
- a CDS encoding SMP-30/gluconolactonase/LRE family protein yields MAEPAVSVFSDVACELGEGPSYDPGSGKLFWFDIVGRKLLEKRFPDGATTVHDLPFMASAIAIIDADRQLLVAENGLYLRDARTGALTLHTPLEADNPLTRSNDSRVHPSGAMWIGTMPKDEGPKDGAIYWFRAGEIRLLYPDIAIPNSICFSPDGATAYFTDTPSGLLLRVACDPLTGMPAGEPAIFLDWRGQEGWIDGSVVDADGVLWNARWGAGSVDAWSPEGRRLRSIPIPASQSSCPAFAGPDAARLVVTSAWKGLDAEARRADPQAGKTFLIDLPVRGRFEPKVSI; encoded by the coding sequence ATGGCTGAGCCCGCCGTCTCGGTCTTCTCCGATGTCGCCTGCGAACTCGGCGAGGGGCCGTCCTACGATCCCGGCAGCGGCAAGCTGTTCTGGTTCGACATTGTCGGCCGCAAGCTCCTGGAAAAGCGGTTTCCGGACGGCGCTACCACCGTGCACGATCTGCCCTTCATGGCGAGCGCCATCGCGATCATTGATGCGGACCGGCAATTGCTGGTCGCCGAGAACGGGCTTTACCTGCGCGACGCACGCACCGGCGCACTGACGCTCCACACGCCGCTCGAAGCCGACAATCCGCTGACGCGCTCCAACGATTCGCGGGTGCATCCTTCCGGCGCCATGTGGATCGGCACAATGCCCAAGGACGAGGGTCCCAAGGACGGCGCCATCTATTGGTTCCGCGCCGGCGAAATCCGCCTGCTCTATCCCGATATTGCTATCCCCAATTCTATCTGCTTCTCGCCGGACGGGGCGACCGCTTATTTCACCGACACACCGTCCGGTCTGCTCCTCAGGGTCGCCTGCGATCCGCTGACCGGCATGCCGGCGGGCGAGCCGGCCATCTTCCTCGACTGGCGCGGCCAGGAAGGCTGGATCGACGGCTCGGTGGTCGATGCCGACGGCGTTTTGTGGAATGCGCGCTGGGGCGCAGGTTCCGTCGACGCCTGGTCGCCCGAGGGCAGGCGTTTGCGGTCGATCCCGATTCCGGCCAGCCAGTCCTCCTGCCCGGCTTTCGCCGGTCCCGATGCGGCGCGCCTGGTGGTGACCTCGGCGTGGAAGGGCTTGGATGCCGAGGCCCGCCGCGCCGACCCGCAAGCCGGCAAGACTTTCCTCATCGACTTGCCCGTGCGCGGCCGCTTCGAACCGAAAGTGTCGATCTGA